The genomic segment CAGCCGTTGCCAACCGTACCGTCCTTACCGTCGATTCCGGCACAGCCTGGCCCGATTGAACATCCGGATCAAACGTCCCAGCCAACGCCGCGCGTGCGTCACTATGACTGGAACGGTGCAATACAGCCGATGGTGAGCAAAATGCTGCAGGCACAGGGCGTCACCGCGGGCAGCGTGCTGCTGGTGGATAGCGTAAATAACCGGACTAATGGTTCCCTGAATGCCGGGGAAGCGACGGATACGCTACGCACTGCGCTGGCTAATAACGGTAAGTTTACGCTGGTCTCAGCCCAGCAACTGGCGATAGCAAAACAGCAACTGGGTCTGTCGCCTCAGGACAGCCTCGGTTCGCGCAGCAAGGCGATGGGTCTTGCCCGCAACGTTGGCGCGCAGTACGTGCTTTACTCTAACGCCACCGGCAACGTGAATACGCCAGCCCTGCAAATGCAGCTGATGCTGGTTCAGACAGGCGAGATTATCTGGTCAGGTAAAGGTGCCGTTACGCAACAATAACCGCCCACGCGAAGTGATCCTGTCGCGTTATTTTCCGCAATATCGTCTTATCGCGCCGCAGGCCCACTCCGGGCTTGGCGGCGCGAGCGCTATTATTGCGCAGGGCGAGCAGCGTCTGGTTCTGCGCCATCATCACGATCTCCGCGCGCCAGCGTCGCATTTTCGTCGTCAGTTTCGCGCTCTCAAACGACTCCCGGCCGATCTCGTGCCAAAGCCTTCTTTTTATCGACAGGGCTGGATGGCCGTGGACTTTCTTGCGGGCGAGGTCAAAAACGACCTGCCGGAAACGTTACCCCTTGCCGCTATGCTGTATCATCTGCATCGTCAACCCCGCCTGGGGTGGCGGGTCACGCTTTTGCCGTTGCTGGAACAGTACTGGCAGCAAGCCGCACCGGACAGACGAACGCCGGAGTGGCTTGCCAGGCTAAAACGCCTGCGTAAAGCGGGAGAGCCGCGGCCATTACGGCTTTCACCCTTGCATATGGATGTTCACGCCGGAAATATTGTCCATACCGCAAGCGGGCTAAGGCTTATCGACTGGGAATACGCAGGCGACGGGGATGTGGCGCTGGAGCTGGCGGCGGTGTGGGCAGATAACGGCGTGCGCCAGCGGCTCATTGACGATTATGCAGCCCTTGCGAAGCTTAATGCGGACCGCCTGACACGCCAGGTGAGGCGCTGGCGACCCTGGGTATTAATGCTGATGGCG from the unidentified bacterial endosymbiont genome contains:
- the lpoB gene encoding penicillin-binding protein activator LpoB — encoded protein: MSRYALVTAFALFLAGCVTRTDQPAPVDEVKPGTEQPTQPLPTVPSLPSIPAQPGPIEHPDQTSQPTPRVRHYDWNGAIQPMVSKMLQAQGVTAGSVLLVDSVNNRTNGSLNAGEATDTLRTALANNGKFTLVSAQQLAIAKQQLGLSPQDSLGSRSKAMGLARNVGAQYVLYSNATGNVNTPALQMQLMLVQTGEIIWSGKGAVTQQ
- the thiK gene encoding thiamine kinase — protein: MPLRNNNRPREVILSRYFPQYRLIAPQAHSGLGGASAIIAQGEQRLVLRHHHDLRAPASHFRRQFRALKRLPADLVPKPSFYRQGWMAVDFLAGEVKNDLPETLPLAAMLYHLHRQPRLGWRVTLLPLLEQYWQQAAPDRRTPEWLARLKRLRKAGEPRPLRLSPLHMDVHAGNIVHTASGLRLIDWEYAGDGDVALELAAVWADNGVRQRLIDDYAALAKLNADRLTRQVRRWRPWVLMLMAGWFEVRLQQSGDKQFIALADDVWRQLHTKG